The Mycolicibacterium parafortuitum nucleotide sequence CCCACCGCCGCCGACCTCGGAGGCCCCGCCGCCTCCGCCGCCGGAGACCGTCACGGTGACCCAGGAACCGCCGCCTCCGCCGCCGGCCGAGGAGCCCCCGCCACCGCCGCCGCAGACCTCGGAGGCCCCGCCGCCTCCGCCGACGACCACGACGCCCGCGGGCCCGCGACAGGTGACCTACTCGGTCACCGGGACGAAGGCCCCCGGCGACATCATCACGGTGACCTACATCGACGCGTCCGGGCGCAGCCGCACCCAGCGCAACGTCTACATCCCGTGGTCGCTCACCGTCACCCCGATCTCACAGTCCGAGGTCGGCTCCGTTCAGGCGTCCAGCCTGTTCCTGGTCAGCCGGCTGAACTGTTCGATCACCACCAGCGACGGACAGGTGTTGTCGTCCAACACCGGTAACGCCGCCCAGACCAGCTGTTAGGCCACTGCGACGCCGATGACGAACCTCACCGACACCGCGAACCGCCCGAGCGCCGGGTTCGACGTCTCCTCCCTCGACCGCACCGACCGGCTGCTGCTCGGTGGCTGCGTGGTGGCCTGGCTGGCCGCGCTCGGCGGCGGTGTCGCCGCGATCGTCGCGCTGATCGACCTCGGCCGCGGGCACACCGCCCCGGCGGGGGATTCCGGCACGCCGTGGGTGCTGTACACGATCATCGGTGTCTCGGCGGCGGTGATCGTCGCCGCGGTCCCGCTGCTGTTGCGCGCCCGGCGCGATCCCGACGCCGAACTCACCCCTGTCGAGAAGCGGCTGGCCCGGCAGCAGGCGGAGCGCACCGAGGCCCCGGCACCTGCCCCGGCACGGCCGGTGGATGCCCCGACCGAGAAGCTGCGTGTGCCCCCACCACCCGCCGACACCAACAGCGGGCGCCTGCCCCGGATCCTGCAGTCACCCGTGTCGCCGACGGTGATCGACTCACCGGCCGTCGACCGGGTCTGGCTGCGTAACACCGCGTCGGTGACCGGTGCGATGGGCGTCGCCACGGTGCTGGTGTCGACCGCGACCTACCTGATGGCCGTCGACAGCGTCACGGCCTCCTGGGTGCTCTACGGCGTTGCCGGCGCCGTCACGGCCGCGATGGTGGCCATCCCGGTGTACTTCCTGCGCGAGCTGCGGGCTGCGCTCGGGAGCTAGTCGCGGAATCGTGACGCGGTCCAGATCCCGGACCGCGCGCAGCCCGAACGGGGTGTCTCGTCGTCTTCGACTGCGCCACCGGGCAATTCGAGACAGTCGCGGTAGGTCACGGCGTCCACGACGACTTGCCCGTCGGATGAACACGCCGATAAATGTGGCGGGGTAGGGGAGTGGGCACACAAAAAGATCCGCCCCAGCCGGATGGCTGGGGCGGATCTTTCGCGTTCGTGCTCGGGTCAGTGGTGACCGTTGGTCGAGCCGTTGGACCCGTTGCCGGCATGCGTGCGGTCCTGATGCTCGCGCAGCGCGGTGAGCGCCCGGCGCTCGGCCGCATGAGCGGCCTCGGTGAGCGCTTCGTGCTCCGAGATCGGATCCGCCGACAGGAACCCACCGGTACCCGGCGCACCCGCCGAGCCCAGCTTGTTCATCCGCTTGGGCAGGGCAGCACCCTGGTACTCCAGCGGAATCGGGTGACCGTGCTCGTCGACCGGGCCGAGCGGCTGGTGCAGCTCGACATAGGCGCCGTGCGGCAGACGCTTGATGATGCCCGTCTCGATGCCGTGCTCCAGCACCGCGCGGTCGCTGCGCTGCAGCGCCACCGCCCAGCGGTAGGCGACGAAGTACACGATCGCGGGCAGCACCACCATGCCGATGCGGCCGATCCACGTCGTCGCGTTCAGCGAGATGTGGAACTTCAGCGCGATGATGTCGTTCATGCAGGCGAACGTCAGCAGGATGTAGAACGAGATCGCCGCCGCACCGACCGCGGTACGCGTCGGCACGTCACGAGGACGCTGCAACAGGTTGTGGTGTGCGTCGTCGCCGCTGAGCTTCTTCTCGATGAACGGGTAGGCGATCAGCAGCGTGAAGACCAGACCCATCGCCAGCGCGACCCAGACACCCTGCGGGATGGTGTGACCGAACGGGTAGAACTCCCACGCCGGCC carries:
- a CDS encoding MmpS family transport accessory protein: MSGPNPPGRDSGSSGLPGEEPESAADNPDTGQTDFYSRAYSAPESEQFVSAYASNDLVPYDYDTYDAAADVEYAPPPRWPWVVGIVAIIAAVALVVSVSVLVTRTDTDNLATPETTTRPAPPVQDEILTTTPPPPPPPPPPTSEAPPPPPPETVTVTQEPPPPPPAEEPPPPPPQTSEAPPPPPTTTTPAGPRQVTYSVTGTKAPGDIITVTYIDASGRSRTQRNVYIPWSLTVTPISQSEVGSVQASSLFLVSRLNCSITTSDGQVLSSNTGNAAQTSC
- a CDS encoding DUF2561 family protein; translation: MTNLTDTANRPSAGFDVSSLDRTDRLLLGGCVVAWLAALGGGVAAIVALIDLGRGHTAPAGDSGTPWVLYTIIGVSAAVIVAAVPLLLRARRDPDAELTPVEKRLARQQAERTEAPAPAPARPVDAPTEKLRVPPPPADTNSGRLPRILQSPVSPTVIDSPAVDRVWLRNTASVTGAMGVATVLVSTATYLMAVDSVTASWVLYGVAGAVTAAMVAIPVYFLRELRAALGS